One window of the Runella slithyformis DSM 19594 genome contains the following:
- the corA gene encoding magnesium/cobalt transporter CorA: MVRIYYREGKQIKRETDVREIAHLKTILWIDLQSPTQEEEEWVETKCDISFQTPQEIVEIESSSRYFEQNNTINANSNFLKINSEGYSIYPVSILIREGVLFTYRSGDSKTFADTVRKMKVSQETFLSGVDMLLLLLETRIESDADVLEGLSKDISNISKDLNREQKAKQNILLKINMMQENTMLLRETIIDKQRVLSGILRSQFFPEDRKERLRIVLKDISSLLEYSTFNFERLEYLQNTFMGLINLEQNQIIKIFTVFTIIFMPPTLIAGIFGMNYNILPTSTHQYGFWFSLLMMACSMAGMWFFFKRKHWI, from the coding sequence ATGGTTAGAATTTATTACCGAGAAGGCAAGCAAATCAAACGCGAGACAGACGTCCGGGAAATTGCGCATTTAAAAACTATTTTATGGATAGATCTGCAATCACCGACGCAGGAAGAAGAAGAGTGGGTAGAAACCAAGTGTGATATCAGTTTTCAAACCCCGCAGGAAATCGTAGAGATTGAAAGCAGCTCGCGGTATTTTGAGCAAAATAATACCATCAATGCCAACTCTAATTTTTTAAAGATCAACTCAGAAGGCTACAGTATTTATCCGGTATCGATACTCATTAGGGAAGGGGTACTGTTTACCTATCGAAGCGGCGACTCCAAAACGTTTGCCGATACGGTACGTAAAATGAAAGTAAGTCAGGAAACCTTTTTGAGCGGTGTTGATATGCTGTTGCTGTTGCTCGAAACCAGAATAGAAAGCGACGCCGACGTGCTTGAAGGTCTGTCAAAAGATATTTCAAACATTAGTAAAGACCTGAATCGCGAACAGAAAGCCAAGCAGAATATCCTGTTGAAGATCAATATGATGCAGGAAAATACCATGCTTTTGCGCGAAACCATCATTGACAAACAACGTGTACTGTCCGGGATTTTACGAAGTCAATTTTTCCCCGAAGACCGCAAAGAGCGCCTGCGTATCGTCCTGAAAGATATCAGTTCCCTGTTGGAGTACAGCACTTTCAATTTTGAGCGGTTGGAGTACCTTCAAAATACATTCATGGGTTTGATCAATCTGGAACAAAACCAGATCATTAAGATATTTACGGTATTTACCATTATTTTTATGCCTCCCACGTTAATCGCGGGGATATTTGGAATGAATTACAACATTCTGCCTACCAGCACTCATCAATATGGATTTTGGTTTTCGCTGTTGATGATGGCCTGCTCAATGGCCGGCATGTGGTTTTTCTTTAAACGAAAGCATTGGATCTAA
- a CDS encoding OmpH family outer membrane protein, translating into MKSKFIVALVAIVALIGVETKAQQAPKIGWTNVDYILSVLPESKKIENELQIQQQQVQKAMQDKQKEFEDKYKAYEANATKWSEIIRADKEKELTRLQTDFQEFQRTSQESLQKKQQQLIQPVLIKINTAIEAVGKENSYTYILNMDGGAQTTPIILYAGSDDLNVSNLVLKKLGVDPAEIEKQQKAAADAAVQQLQKPATTTPQQPAANKPATPAPAKKN; encoded by the coding sequence ATGAAGAGCAAATTCATCGTGGCACTGGTAGCCATTGTAGCTTTAATCGGAGTAGAAACGAAAGCCCAACAAGCCCCTAAAATCGGTTGGACCAATGTAGACTATATTTTGTCAGTATTGCCCGAAAGCAAAAAAATCGAAAATGAACTCCAGATCCAGCAGCAGCAGGTTCAAAAAGCGATGCAGGACAAGCAAAAAGAGTTTGAAGATAAATACAAAGCTTACGAGGCCAACGCCACTAAATGGTCTGAAATTATCCGCGCTGATAAAGAAAAGGAACTGACTCGTCTGCAAACTGATTTTCAGGAATTTCAGCGTACTTCGCAGGAATCATTGCAGAAAAAACAACAGCAATTGATTCAGCCGGTATTGATCAAGATTAACACTGCCATTGAAGCCGTTGGAAAAGAGAATAGCTATACTTACATTCTTAACATGGATGGCGGTGCCCAAACAACCCCAATCATTCTGTATGCCGGCTCTGACGATCTGAACGTAAGTAATCTTGTATTGAAAAAACTGGGTGTTGATCCGGCCGAAATCGAAAAGCAACAAAAAGCAGCCGCTGATGCCGCTGTTCAGCAATTGCAGAAACCGGCCACTACCACTCCTCAACAGCCTGCCGCTAACAAACCGGCTACGCCTGCCCCTGCGAAGAAGAACTAG
- a CDS encoding OmpH family outer membrane protein: MKTRRLLLLLQFVLVTYSLSAQKLGYIDMEYVTAKMPDYQKAQTELDKFSDRWAKEIQDKYTEIDKLQRLYQAEEVLLTDEMKRKRQQEINDKEREAREYNNKIFGFQGLLFQKKKELIKPITDQVYKASERVCRQRRLDMLLDKSSDFVIIYSNPVHDYTDYVMEELGLVTDTKNTKTSTPGVNTPAAKPNATDPPNKTTKPKQ, encoded by the coding sequence ATGAAAACCCGCCGGCTTTTACTACTTTTGCAGTTTGTTTTAGTAACCTATTCATTATCAGCCCAGAAATTAGGCTATATAGACATGGAATATGTTACGGCCAAAATGCCTGATTATCAAAAAGCGCAAACGGAATTGGATAAATTTTCAGATCGATGGGCCAAGGAAATTCAGGATAAATATACCGAAATAGACAAGCTGCAACGCCTGTACCAAGCGGAAGAAGTATTGCTGACTGACGAAATGAAGCGTAAACGTCAACAGGAAATCAACGATAAAGAGCGCGAGGCACGAGAGTATAACAACAAAATTTTTGGCTTTCAAGGGTTATTGTTTCAAAAGAAAAAAGAACTCATTAAGCCCATTACCGACCAAGTATACAAAGCAAGTGAGCGAGTATGTCGGCAACGAAGATTGGATATGCTGCTGGACAAGTCGAGTGATTTTGTCATTATCTATTCCAATCCCGTTCATGATTATACCGATTATGTGATGGAAGAATTGGGATTGGTCACAGATACAAAAAATACTAAAACAAGTACCCCGGGCGTTAATACGCCTGCGGCAAAACCAAACGCAACGGATCCTCCAAATAAAACAACCAAACCAAAACAGTAG